CTCTGCCTCGTCTATCCGACCATAGACCTGAGGACAAACAGGCTGATAGCCATTGGCTGTCTTGACAATCTGATCAAGGGAGGCGCCGGGCAGGCAATTCAGAATATGAATCTGATGCTCGGCTTCCCTGAGACTATGGGGCTGGAGGCTCTGCCCGTCTATCCATAAATCATTCCTGCCCCTTATCCCTTGTTCTGCTTGTTATTTGCCCCTGGGCCATTATATACTCTTCATGTTAGTGCCCTCATCGTCTAGTGGCCTAGGACGTTGGCCTTTCAAGCCGAAAACAGGGATTCGAATTCCCTTGGGGGCATTCTATAATTCCCTTGATCACTTCTGACGTTGTGAAGATGCCAGTGATCAAGCCGAGAACCAAAGCACCAAAGGGACAGCAACTATGCGCTCGGCCCCTGTTTGGTGGGCAGAAGGGCGACACCTGTCAGCAATGTGTCTATGGCGAGAGGACAGGAGTGTGGATAAGGAGGCGGTGACGGGAGCATGAGGACAGTCTGAAGTTCTACAAGGCGATGGTGGGTGGGCCTGCACGATATACAAGAAGGGTGGACATCGCTGCCCACCCTATTGAGACTTCGTCTTGGATTCCACTATTCCTGGGTTCAGGTGACTCCTATTTAGTCCTCCACCCAACTGAGGGTAGCGGGATCCCACTTAATACCAGTCCAAGCCGTATTGCCTGGAGATGGGGTTAGGTTAGCGCTCACAAGCGTGCCCTCCACATCGAACGTGTAAGTAGCCCAGAACGCATCGTCTATAAAGTTGGCCGCATCTATTGTCGACAAGTCGTCGGCCGTAGCTGTTACCTTGCCTGCAGTGCCATTCCAAGCAGCATGCAGCGTGAGCGTCGATTTATTAGCTTCGGCCATACATGCAGTGACTGCGGTCTCGGCCTTGTACATCTCGGCATTGGCTGCCTGCAGGTTATTGGCAGGCCCGACATCTTCCGTACTGAGTTTCCATTCCCCATCCTTCTTGACCAAGCTTATTT
This portion of the Chloroflexota bacterium genome encodes:
- a CDS encoding nuclear transport factor 2 family protein, with amino-acid sequence MKRLLVLTVLLLGIAVVFVGCGAKSDSAAVEDTIRGYISAYNSGDYEKCVSYIDNLSEEERSAIVSGLEQSGGSSGEMTIESIDNITISDSIATATVKMTWAGDTETSEISLVKKDGEWKLSTEDVGPANNLQAANAEMYKAETAVTACMAEANKSTLTLHAAWNGTAGKVTATADDLSTIDAANFIDDAFWATYTFDVEGTLVSANLTPSPGNTAWTGIKWDPATLSWVED